The Tamandua tetradactyla isolate mTamTet1 chromosome 8, mTamTet1.pri, whole genome shotgun sequence genome includes a window with the following:
- the LOC143643213 gene encoding olfactory receptor 8B3-like, producing the protein MATENASFVTEFILVGLTDHPDLQLPLFFLFLFIYMVTVLGNLGLITLIGLNPHLHTTMYFFLLNLSFIDLCYSSVFTPKMLLNFLLKKNTISYQGCMTQFFFFCFFAISECYLLSAMAYDRYVAICNPLLYNITMSPKVCSNLMLGSYFMALSGAVAHTGCMLRLTFCDANTINHYFCDILPLLQLSCTSTHINELMVIIVSGINLIVPSLTIFISYCFIIYNILHINSTESKFKAFRTCSSHIMAVSMFYGSSSFMYLQPSSAGSMDEGKFSSVFYTNVVPMMNPLIYSLRNKDVKLAVRKILSRTKF; encoded by the coding sequence ATGGCTACTGAAAATGCCTCTTTTGTGACTGAATTCATTTTAGTGGGACTCACAGACCATCCAGACCTCCAACTCCCACTgtttttcctgtttctatttATATACATGGTGACTGTGTTGGGGAACTTGGGCCTGATAACTCTAATTGGACTAAATCCTCACCTTCACACCaccatgtatttcttcctcttgAACTTGTCCTTCATAGACCTCTGCTATTCTTCTGTTTTTACTCCAAAAATGCTGCTCAACTTTTTATTAAAGAAGAACACTATCTCCTACCAGGGATGCATGACACAGttcttcttcttttgcttttttgccATCTCTGAGTGTTACCTCCTGTCAGCAATGGCCTATgatcgctatgtggccatctgtaatcCACTCTTGTATAACATTACCATGTCCCCTAAAGTGTGTTCTAACCTTATGCTTGGTTCATACTTCATGGCATTATCTGGTGCTGTGGCCCACACTGGATGCATGCTGAGACTGACCTTCTGTGATGCCAACACCATCAACCATTATTTCTGTGACAtcctccctctgctccagctcTCCTGTACAAGCACCCATATCAATGAGCTGATGGTGATCATTGTGTCAGGCATCAACCTCATCGTGCCCAGTCTCACCATCTTTATCTCTTATTGTTTCATTATCTACAACATTCTCCATATCAATTCCACTGAGAGCAAGTTCAAAGCCTTCAGGACCTGCAGTTCCCACATAATGGCTGTTTCTATGTTCTATGGGTCAAGTTCATTTATGTATCTCCAACCATCTTCTGCTGGGTCTATGGATGAGGGaaaattttcttctgtcttttacaCCAATGTCGTCCCCATGATGAACCCTTTAATCTACAGCTTGAGGAACAAAGATGTGAAACTTGCAGTGAGAAAAATCCTGAGTAGAACAAAGTTTTGA